The following are from one region of the Lytechinus variegatus isolate NC3 chromosome 4, Lvar_3.0, whole genome shotgun sequence genome:
- the LOC121413583 gene encoding rho GTPase-activating protein 20-like isoform X2 — translation MREYLPIMFQTRDEFFGGLASKVQRVSQYDKVLHNLLEDSSKSRTGHPRDHESLLDPEQTVREIVKEREEEMCQAENESKLLQIQERFTHDELNLFGAKEMTKQQKFKALSTRRRSAPVTVIKSALTTSSKLKTIQDKSNNNNSPEGSMLELGSLSASLNLPSVGSRDIPSPTSEAPPCKRLYIMEGPVQISVGPQIQNRYLVLMNDTLLIAKPKSATSLRLKHRLRVGELWLNTCIDEVSEVIKSHDCSFVLGWPTNNVVLTFASNQERELWWQKLSTHIEVKRKEDEGKSVQVRVLNRDQEYSAFPSKTLQIGNHQHSSDLLDMAMQEFGMPEEARNDFQLWVQSGREDSLYPLIGHEYPYAIKMSHIRDAQDKPSDVVFSTEMDHLSSAENELREHQCQFIIRRKGKTATGGIDSSAIQRRLKKGRKSPFKLSFKRSISNKDGSSPGSSPLSPHARLFGLPLSMVCPENTLPKPILDLLTTLYHQAPFVTGIFRKSANARVCRELREALDAGEQCSLDDVSVHVAASVLKDFLRSLPDSLLVCSQCEEWISTIDIADKEEKLQAIKSLLDQLLDINQVLLRHLFNVLYYVSLHMDENNMNSYNLSICVAPSMLWPPANAGPATQAMATKKIPAVVEFIIDNVKEVFGDDVLTLFGEPPVQATERRRHDSSGDSDSMNEVSPFIKRDDSSLDSIEKEFFANDNEQEPNGAIHKWTYGNTPVLSPSTLSRDSGITSSDNQLYPDSDNTDTTDSGMDSKEKLSVVPNASGRPAKISAQFSDDLFWRQRRGSEPAPISKEAARHRMALLASSANNTADNSPEISDQESYNLSEDTLKLIKDLNRDCSSNLLNAMLPEDMRSNSRKSSASGSGLQINEKGLVPSNTQSVNSMPTTPTEEDPVHSISYGRRQSVPSIGSGSPTFPRRLTSSRRSASSMSSSSSERMSDAQSSSSSERLHSTKLGMKPQRTEIDMTKTLQAASSNTGRLSPHGGPNMGQHGFQPTYKKMFMNSDTRGLPSRPNALPVRPRHHPRPSQTKEATPPREFFPKDATTRSTTLSQSPRSLPTHQEQTEKRTPPMKRNSSPSIAIGQHTKQRVSKTQSDSSQSRTTPPTYQEAMNRRAFLQRSTKSLDSEVLTVASDQSPRRRSAEANVAKHRHEDRPGKPKRHLTAGGIIFLDSDTDSSDDNGDYRNGYGSGKGRGVRRTSSDSVATNRKGSSTSVQRSSSDTAKPAGNEVRTKQQQRNAENTRRSSQPVPPRRRHHNGEVPRRTSAGNHPGRRQPEPTNSSKSSDPVSGRSTALHFPFPDPRAEPPSSPLTSPRSKANMDAKNGLKKVSGNEQTVSQARADWQRKKTSIGKDLKITVHDLANIDYTDESYV, via the exons aAATTCAAGGCCTTGTCTACGAGGCGGCGGTCAGCCCCTGTAACGGTCATCAAGAGTGCATTGACCACCTCATCAAAACTCAAGACAATACAGGATAAGAG CAATAACAACAACAGCCCTGAAGGCAGCATGCTAGAACTTGGCTCCCTGTCCGCCAGTCTCAACCTCCCCAGTGTTGGGTCCAGGGATATCCCGTCTCCTACATCGGAAGCACCGCCCTGTAAGAGGCTCTACATCATGGAAGGACCCGTTCAAATCTCTGTTGGACCACAGATCCAGAACAGATACCTGGTGCTCATGAACGATACGCTGCTCATCGCTAAACCAAA GTCAGCTACTTCGTTGAGACTGAAACACAGGTTAAGAGTTGGGGAACTCTGGCTTAACACCTGTATCGACGAGGTCAGTGAGGTCATCAAATCACATGACTGTTCGTTCGTCTTGGGTTGGCCAACAAACAACGTGGTGCTCACGTTCGCATCCAATCAGGAGAGGGAGCTCTGGTGGCAGAAACTTAGCAC GCACATTGAAGTGAAGCGGAAGGAAGACGAAGGAAAGTCTGTTCAAGTCAGGGTACTCAACAGAGATCAGGAGTACTCCGCATTTCCG TCCAAAACCTTACAAATCGGCAACCACCAACATTCCAGCGACCTGCTGGATATGGCCATGCAGGAGTTTGGTATGCCAGAAGAAGCAAGAAATGATTTCCAACTCTGGGTACAGTCAGGCCGGGAAGATTCTCTCTATCCACTCATAG GTCACGAGTATCCTTATGCAATCAAGATGAGTCACATTCGAGATGCCCAAGACAAACCAAGTGATGTGGTCTTCAGTACCGAGATGGACCACCTATCATCAGCTGAGAACGAACTCAGAGAACATCAATGTCAATTTATCATCAGGAGGAAAGGAAAGACTGCTACAGGAGGAATCG ATTCCTCAGCTATCCAGAGAAGACTGAAGAAAGGGCGTAAGTCTCCTTTCAAGCTCTCATTCAAGAGGAGTATCTCAAACAAAGATGGGTCATCACCGGGATCATCTCCACTATCACCCCATGCAAG GTTATTTGGTCTTCCATTGAGCATGGTATGTCCCGAGAACACCCTTCCCAAGCCCATCCTGGATCTCCTGACCACCCTCTACCACCAGGCTCCATTCGTGACGGGGATCTTCAGAAAGTCCGCCAACGCCAGGGTGTGCCGTGAGCTGCGGGAGGCCCTCGATGCCGGGGAGCAGTGCAGTCTGGATGATGTGTCCGTCCACGTCGCTGCGTCTGTCCTCAAG GACTTCCTACGTAGTCTTCCAGACAGTCTACTGGTGTGTAGTCAGTGTGAGGAATGGATCAGCACCATAGATATTGCTGACAAGGAAGAGAAGCTTCAAGCCATCAAAAG CTTGCTGGATCAACTGTTGGATATCAACCAGGTGTTGCTGCGACACCTGTTCAACGTTTTGTACTACGTTTCCCTCCATATGGATGAGAACAACATGAACAGCTACAACCTGTCAATCTGTGTTGCACCAAGCATGCTCTGGCCTCCAGCCAATGCTGGCCCTGCAACTCAG GCTATGGCCACTAAGAAGATCCCAGCAGTGGTGGAGTTCATCATTGACAATGTGAAGGAAGTGTTTGGTGATGATGTCTTGACACTCTTTGGAGAACCACCCGTCCAGGCAACAGAGCGAAGGAGACATGACTCTAGTGGTGACTCTGATAGTATGAACGAGGTGTCGCCATTCATCAAGCGTGATGACTCTTCTCTGGACAGTATTGAGAAAGAGTTCTTTGCTAATGACAATGAACAAGAGCCCAATGGGGCCATCCACAAATGGACCTATGGAAACACACCAGTGCTATCACCATCAACTCTGAGCCGGGATTCTGGCATTACATCCAGTGATAATCAGTTATACCCTGACTCTGATAATACAGATACGACAGACTCTGGCATGGATTCCAAAGAAAAATTGAGTGTGGTACCCAATGCAAGCGGGAGACCGGCTAAGATTTCCGCACAATTTAGCGATGATTTGTTCTGGAGGCAGAGGAGGGGTTCTGAGCCTGCCCCCATCTCTAAGGAAGCAGCAAGGCATCGTATGGCTTTGCTTGCAAGCTCGGCAAACAATACTGCAGACAATAGTCCAGAAATCTCTGATCAGGAGTCGTATAACCTTAGCGAGGACACACTGAAATTGATCAAGGATCTGAACAGGGATTGTTCTTCAAATTTGTTGAATGCGATGTTACCCGAGGATATGCGATCCAACTCAAGGAAGTCCAGTGCGAGTGGCTCTGGTCTGCAAATAAATGAGAAAGGACTCGTTCCAAGTAATACCCAAAGTGTGAATTCTATGCCTACAACTCCTACAGAAGAAGATCCAGTGCATTCTATTTCATATGGACGTAGACAATCTGTTCCTTCCATTGGATCAGGATCCCCAACATTCCCCCGTCGACTAACATCCAGTCGGCGCAGTGCTTCTTCAATGTCGTCTTCATCATCAGAGAGAATGAGCGATGCACAATCTTCTAGTTCCTCTGAGAGATTGCATTCAACTAAGCTAGGTATGAAACCCCAAAGGACTGAGATAGACATGACTAAGACTCTGCAAGCTGCCAGCTCTAACACAGGCCGCTTGTCACCTCATGGTGGGCCCAACATGGGACAGCATGGCTTCCAGCCAAcctacaaaaaaatgtttatgaacTCTGATACGCGAGGCCTGCCTTCTCGGCCAAATGCTTTGCCGGTGCGACCAAGACACCATCCTAGACCATCACAAACCAAAGAAGCCACTCCTCCGAGGGAATTCTTCCCAAAGGATGCTACAACTCGCTCAACGACCCTGTCGCAGAGTCCGCGTAGCCTTCCCACTCACCAAGAGCAGACAGAGAAACGGACGCCTCCCATGAAACGCAACAGCAGTCCTTCCATTGCAATTGGGCAGCACACAAAGCAACGTGTCAGCAAGACCCAATCAGACTCGTCTCAATCCAGAACAACTCCACCTACTTATCAAGAAGCCATGAATAGACGAGCATTCCTCCAGAGAAGCACAAAGAGTCTGGACAGTGAAGTGTTGACTGTGGCCTCTGACCAGAGTCCCAGAAGGAGATCAGCCGAAGCCAATGTTGCCAAGCACCGGCATGAAGACAGGCCAGGCAAACCCAAACGTCATCTCACAGCTGGAGGTATCATTTTTCTGGACTCTGATACCGATTCCagtgatgacaatggtgattaTAGGAACGGATATGGATCTGGAAAAGGTCGTGGAGTGAGACGTACATCAAGTGATAGCGTTGCTACTAATCGCAAAGGGTCTTCTACATCTGTCCAGCGTAGCAGTAGCGATACTGCCAAGCCTGCAGGAAATGAGGTACGGACGAAACAACAGCAACGCAATGCTGAGAACACACGCAGGTCGAGCCAACCTGTGCCTCCTAGGAGACGGCATCATAATGGTGAAGTCCCTCGTAGAACGTCTGCTGGTAACCATCCCGGCAGGAGACAACCAGAACCTACCAACTCATCAAAATCTTCTGACCCTGTGTCAGGACGCAGCACTGCCTTGCACTTCCCTTTCCCTGACCCTCGCGCTGAACCACCCTCCTCCCCTCTCACCTCCCCTCGCTCCAAAGCAAACATGGATGCCAAGAACGGACTCAAGAAAGTTTCTGGGAATGAGCAAACAGTTAGTCAAGCACGAGCCGATTGGCAAAGAAAGAAGACCTCGATCGGCAAGGACTTGAAAATTACTGTTCACGATCTTGCAAACATTGATTATACAGATGAATCCTATGTGTGA
- the LOC121413583 gene encoding rho GTPase-activating protein 20-like isoform X7, whose protein sequence is MPLAKSRSMPGSLARQWKFKALSTRRRSAPVTVIKSALTTSSKLKTIQDKSNNNNSPEGSMLELGSLSASLNLPSVGSRDIPSPTSEAPPCKRLYIMEGPVQISVGPQIQNRYLVLMNDTLLIAKPKSATSLRLKHRLRVGELWLNTCIDEVSEVIKSHDCSFVLGWPTNNVVLTFASNQERELWWQKLSTHIEVKRKEDEGKSVQVRVLNRDQEYSAFPSKTLQIGNHQHSSDLLDMAMQEFGMPEEARNDFQLWVQSGREDSLYPLIGHEYPYAIKMSHIRDAQDKPSDVVFSTEMDHLSSAENELREHQCQFIIRRKGKTATGGIDSSAIQRRLKKGRKSPFKLSFKRSISNKDGSSPGSSPLSPHARLFGLPLSMVCPENTLPKPILDLLTTLYHQAPFVTGIFRKSANARVCRELREALDAGEQCSLDDVSVHVAASVLKDFLRSLPDSLLVCSQCEEWISTIDIADKEEKLQAIKSLLDQLLDINQVLLRHLFNVLYYVSLHMDENNMNSYNLSICVAPSMLWPPANAGPATQAMATKKIPAVVEFIIDNVKEVFGDDVLTLFGEPPVQATERRRHDSSGDSDSMNEVSPFIKRDDSSLDSIEKEFFANDNEQEPNGAIHKWTYGNTPVLSPSTLSRDSGITSSDNQLYPDSDNTDTTDSGMDSKEKLSVVPNASGRPAKISAQFSDDLFWRQRRGSEPAPISKEAARHRMALLASSANNTADNSPEISDQESYNLSEDTLKLIKDLNRDCSSNLLNAMLPEDMRSNSRKSSASGSGLQINEKGLVPSNTQSVNSMPTTPTEEDPVHSISYGRRQSVPSIGSGSPTFPRRLTSSRRSASSMSSSSSERMSDAQSSSSSERLHSTKLGMKPQRTEIDMTKTLQAASSNTGRLSPHGGPNMGQHGFQPTYKKMFMNSDTRGLPSRPNALPVRPRHHPRPSQTKEATPPREFFPKDATTRSTTLSQSPRSLPTHQEQTEKRTPPMKRNSSPSIAIGQHTKQRVSKTQSDSSQSRTTPPTYQEAMNRRAFLQRSTKSLDSEVLTVASDQSPRRRSAEANVAKHRHEDRPGKPKRHLTAGGIIFLDSDTDSSDDNGDYRNGYGSGKGRGVRRTSSDSVATNRKGSSTSVQRSSSDTAKPAGNEVRTKQQQRNAENTRRSSQPVPPRRRHHNGEVPRRTSAGNHPGRRQPEPTNSSKSSDPVSGRSTALHFPFPDPRAEPPSSPLTSPRSKANMDAKNGLKKVSGNEQTVSQARADWQRKKTSIGKDLKITVHDLANIDYTDESYV, encoded by the exons ATGCCATTGGCTAAAAGCCGCTCGATGCCTGGCTCCCTTGCAAGGCAATGG aAATTCAAGGCCTTGTCTACGAGGCGGCGGTCAGCCCCTGTAACGGTCATCAAGAGTGCATTGACCACCTCATCAAAACTCAAGACAATACAGGATAAGAG CAATAACAACAACAGCCCTGAAGGCAGCATGCTAGAACTTGGCTCCCTGTCCGCCAGTCTCAACCTCCCCAGTGTTGGGTCCAGGGATATCCCGTCTCCTACATCGGAAGCACCGCCCTGTAAGAGGCTCTACATCATGGAAGGACCCGTTCAAATCTCTGTTGGACCACAGATCCAGAACAGATACCTGGTGCTCATGAACGATACGCTGCTCATCGCTAAACCAAA GTCAGCTACTTCGTTGAGACTGAAACACAGGTTAAGAGTTGGGGAACTCTGGCTTAACACCTGTATCGACGAGGTCAGTGAGGTCATCAAATCACATGACTGTTCGTTCGTCTTGGGTTGGCCAACAAACAACGTGGTGCTCACGTTCGCATCCAATCAGGAGAGGGAGCTCTGGTGGCAGAAACTTAGCAC GCACATTGAAGTGAAGCGGAAGGAAGACGAAGGAAAGTCTGTTCAAGTCAGGGTACTCAACAGAGATCAGGAGTACTCCGCATTTCCG TCCAAAACCTTACAAATCGGCAACCACCAACATTCCAGCGACCTGCTGGATATGGCCATGCAGGAGTTTGGTATGCCAGAAGAAGCAAGAAATGATTTCCAACTCTGGGTACAGTCAGGCCGGGAAGATTCTCTCTATCCACTCATAG GTCACGAGTATCCTTATGCAATCAAGATGAGTCACATTCGAGATGCCCAAGACAAACCAAGTGATGTGGTCTTCAGTACCGAGATGGACCACCTATCATCAGCTGAGAACGAACTCAGAGAACATCAATGTCAATTTATCATCAGGAGGAAAGGAAAGACTGCTACAGGAGGAATCG ATTCCTCAGCTATCCAGAGAAGACTGAAGAAAGGGCGTAAGTCTCCTTTCAAGCTCTCATTCAAGAGGAGTATCTCAAACAAAGATGGGTCATCACCGGGATCATCTCCACTATCACCCCATGCAAG GTTATTTGGTCTTCCATTGAGCATGGTATGTCCCGAGAACACCCTTCCCAAGCCCATCCTGGATCTCCTGACCACCCTCTACCACCAGGCTCCATTCGTGACGGGGATCTTCAGAAAGTCCGCCAACGCCAGGGTGTGCCGTGAGCTGCGGGAGGCCCTCGATGCCGGGGAGCAGTGCAGTCTGGATGATGTGTCCGTCCACGTCGCTGCGTCTGTCCTCAAG GACTTCCTACGTAGTCTTCCAGACAGTCTACTGGTGTGTAGTCAGTGTGAGGAATGGATCAGCACCATAGATATTGCTGACAAGGAAGAGAAGCTTCAAGCCATCAAAAG CTTGCTGGATCAACTGTTGGATATCAACCAGGTGTTGCTGCGACACCTGTTCAACGTTTTGTACTACGTTTCCCTCCATATGGATGAGAACAACATGAACAGCTACAACCTGTCAATCTGTGTTGCACCAAGCATGCTCTGGCCTCCAGCCAATGCTGGCCCTGCAACTCAG GCTATGGCCACTAAGAAGATCCCAGCAGTGGTGGAGTTCATCATTGACAATGTGAAGGAAGTGTTTGGTGATGATGTCTTGACACTCTTTGGAGAACCACCCGTCCAGGCAACAGAGCGAAGGAGACATGACTCTAGTGGTGACTCTGATAGTATGAACGAGGTGTCGCCATTCATCAAGCGTGATGACTCTTCTCTGGACAGTATTGAGAAAGAGTTCTTTGCTAATGACAATGAACAAGAGCCCAATGGGGCCATCCACAAATGGACCTATGGAAACACACCAGTGCTATCACCATCAACTCTGAGCCGGGATTCTGGCATTACATCCAGTGATAATCAGTTATACCCTGACTCTGATAATACAGATACGACAGACTCTGGCATGGATTCCAAAGAAAAATTGAGTGTGGTACCCAATGCAAGCGGGAGACCGGCTAAGATTTCCGCACAATTTAGCGATGATTTGTTCTGGAGGCAGAGGAGGGGTTCTGAGCCTGCCCCCATCTCTAAGGAAGCAGCAAGGCATCGTATGGCTTTGCTTGCAAGCTCGGCAAACAATACTGCAGACAATAGTCCAGAAATCTCTGATCAGGAGTCGTATAACCTTAGCGAGGACACACTGAAATTGATCAAGGATCTGAACAGGGATTGTTCTTCAAATTTGTTGAATGCGATGTTACCCGAGGATATGCGATCCAACTCAAGGAAGTCCAGTGCGAGTGGCTCTGGTCTGCAAATAAATGAGAAAGGACTCGTTCCAAGTAATACCCAAAGTGTGAATTCTATGCCTACAACTCCTACAGAAGAAGATCCAGTGCATTCTATTTCATATGGACGTAGACAATCTGTTCCTTCCATTGGATCAGGATCCCCAACATTCCCCCGTCGACTAACATCCAGTCGGCGCAGTGCTTCTTCAATGTCGTCTTCATCATCAGAGAGAATGAGCGATGCACAATCTTCTAGTTCCTCTGAGAGATTGCATTCAACTAAGCTAGGTATGAAACCCCAAAGGACTGAGATAGACATGACTAAGACTCTGCAAGCTGCCAGCTCTAACACAGGCCGCTTGTCACCTCATGGTGGGCCCAACATGGGACAGCATGGCTTCCAGCCAAcctacaaaaaaatgtttatgaacTCTGATACGCGAGGCCTGCCTTCTCGGCCAAATGCTTTGCCGGTGCGACCAAGACACCATCCTAGACCATCACAAACCAAAGAAGCCACTCCTCCGAGGGAATTCTTCCCAAAGGATGCTACAACTCGCTCAACGACCCTGTCGCAGAGTCCGCGTAGCCTTCCCACTCACCAAGAGCAGACAGAGAAACGGACGCCTCCCATGAAACGCAACAGCAGTCCTTCCATTGCAATTGGGCAGCACACAAAGCAACGTGTCAGCAAGACCCAATCAGACTCGTCTCAATCCAGAACAACTCCACCTACTTATCAAGAAGCCATGAATAGACGAGCATTCCTCCAGAGAAGCACAAAGAGTCTGGACAGTGAAGTGTTGACTGTGGCCTCTGACCAGAGTCCCAGAAGGAGATCAGCCGAAGCCAATGTTGCCAAGCACCGGCATGAAGACAGGCCAGGCAAACCCAAACGTCATCTCACAGCTGGAGGTATCATTTTTCTGGACTCTGATACCGATTCCagtgatgacaatggtgattaTAGGAACGGATATGGATCTGGAAAAGGTCGTGGAGTGAGACGTACATCAAGTGATAGCGTTGCTACTAATCGCAAAGGGTCTTCTACATCTGTCCAGCGTAGCAGTAGCGATACTGCCAAGCCTGCAGGAAATGAGGTACGGACGAAACAACAGCAACGCAATGCTGAGAACACACGCAGGTCGAGCCAACCTGTGCCTCCTAGGAGACGGCATCATAATGGTGAAGTCCCTCGTAGAACGTCTGCTGGTAACCATCCCGGCAGGAGACAACCAGAACCTACCAACTCATCAAAATCTTCTGACCCTGTGTCAGGACGCAGCACTGCCTTGCACTTCCCTTTCCCTGACCCTCGCGCTGAACCACCCTCCTCCCCTCTCACCTCCCCTCGCTCCAAAGCAAACATGGATGCCAAGAACGGACTCAAGAAAGTTTCTGGGAATGAGCAAACAGTTAGTCAAGCACGAGCCGATTGGCAAAGAAAGAAGACCTCGATCGGCAAGGACTTGAAAATTACTGTTCACGATCTTGCAAACATTGATTATACAGATGAATCCTATGTGTGA